The proteins below come from a single Micromonospora citrea genomic window:
- a CDS encoding response regulator, with amino-acid sequence MTDPIRVLIADDQVLLRDSLRLLLDTTPDFTVVGEAGTGREAVELASTQRPDVALMDIRMPDMTGIEATKEICATNGDVRVLILTTFDVDEYVYGALRAGASGFLLKDANAADLLTALRVVAAGDALLAPSVTRRLIAAFGAQPRPSRSFHRTLTGVTDREREILALIARGLSNADIATHLTLSMATVKSHIGRLLTKLNARDRAQLVIVAYETGLVTAAPAGSA; translated from the coding sequence GTGACCGACCCGATCCGCGTCCTCATCGCCGACGACCAGGTGCTGTTGCGCGACAGCCTCCGCCTCCTGCTCGACACAACCCCGGACTTCACCGTGGTCGGCGAGGCCGGGACCGGTCGCGAAGCCGTCGAACTCGCATCGACCCAGCGCCCCGACGTGGCCCTGATGGACATTCGCATGCCGGATATGACAGGTATCGAGGCCACCAAGGAAATTTGCGCCACGAACGGTGACGTTCGCGTGCTCATCCTCACGACTTTCGACGTTGACGAATACGTCTACGGTGCGCTCCGCGCCGGCGCCAGCGGATTCCTGCTCAAGGACGCCAACGCCGCCGACCTGCTCACCGCCCTCCGCGTCGTCGCCGCAGGCGACGCGCTGCTCGCACCCAGCGTCACCCGGCGGCTCATCGCCGCGTTCGGTGCCCAGCCCCGGCCGTCCCGCTCGTTCCATCGCACGCTGACCGGGGTCACCGATCGCGAGCGCGAGATCCTGGCGCTGATTGCGCGCGGCCTGTCCAATGCCGACATCGCCACTCACCTGACCCTCAGCATGGCCACCGTGAAATCGCACATCGGCCGGCTGCTCACCAAGCTGAACGCCCGTGACCGGGCGCAACTCGTCATCGTCGCCTACGAGACCGGCCTGGTGACCGCGGCGCCCGCCGGCTCTGCTTGA
- a CDS encoding sensor histidine kinase, with amino-acid sequence MIRLRWQVVDAMAALAVLAACGVAVTEAGRPPWWHWTVIGAVALPIAVRDRWSLIAALVTLTASVAALGYDVIPPYAAVSLVAAVALTQYSVAAKLPATRSGSVLAAGLAGAGVLAFLAPSAPLVAMPAVTLPWLVGRLVRHRRHLTERLADERAARAVAEERLRIARDLHDTVAHNLSVIAMKASIARHVAAARPEESVTALEVIEAVGREALVEMRGALGLLRANDDPDLPVGSADDVRALVDRAEQAGIRVELTLVGEAALPAGIRLVVYRVVQEALTNVIRHAKATRCTVSVAVDADAVTVDVADDGTASGATDATGYGLRGMRERVSAYGGSLHAAPRPSGGFAVAVRLPTAQPVEGGQR; translated from the coding sequence GTGATCAGGTTGCGGTGGCAGGTCGTCGACGCTATGGCGGCGCTCGCCGTGCTCGCGGCGTGCGGTGTCGCGGTGACCGAGGCTGGCCGGCCGCCGTGGTGGCACTGGACGGTCATCGGCGCCGTCGCCCTGCCGATCGCCGTCCGCGACCGGTGGTCGCTGATCGCCGCCCTGGTGACGCTCACCGCGTCCGTCGCCGCGCTCGGCTACGACGTGATACCGCCGTACGCTGCGGTGAGCCTGGTCGCGGCGGTGGCGCTGACCCAGTACTCGGTGGCGGCGAAACTGCCGGCGACGCGGTCCGGGTCCGTGCTCGCCGCCGGGCTGGCCGGCGCCGGCGTGCTGGCGTTTCTGGCGCCGTCGGCGCCGCTGGTGGCGATGCCGGCGGTCACGCTCCCCTGGCTGGTGGGCCGGTTGGTCCGGCACCGGCGGCACCTCACAGAGCGGTTGGCCGACGAGCGGGCGGCGCGTGCGGTCGCGGAGGAGCGGCTGCGCATCGCTCGCGACCTGCATGACACGGTCGCCCACAACCTGAGTGTGATCGCGATGAAGGCCAGCATCGCCCGTCACGTCGCCGCGGCACGCCCCGAGGAGAGTGTGACGGCCCTGGAGGTCATCGAGGCCGTCGGCCGGGAGGCGCTGGTGGAGATGCGCGGCGCGCTGGGCCTGCTCCGCGCCAACGACGATCCTGACCTGCCGGTGGGTTCCGCCGACGACGTGCGTGCGTTGGTCGATCGCGCCGAGCAGGCCGGCATCCGGGTGGAGCTGACGCTCGTCGGCGAAGCTGCGCTGCCGGCCGGGATCCGGCTCGTCGTGTACCGCGTCGTCCAGGAGGCGTTGACCAACGTGATCCGGCACGCGAAGGCCACGCGGTGCACGGTCAGCGTCGCAGTCGACGCAGACGCGGTCACCGTCGACGTGGCCGACGACGGCACCGCGTCCGGTGCCACCGACGCGACCGGATACGGCCTGCGTGGCATGCGTGAACGCGTCTCCGCCTACGGTGGTAGCCTGCACGCCGCGCCACGCCCGTCCGGCGGGTTCGCGGTGGCCGTGCGCCTACCCACCGCCCAGCCCGTCGAAGGTGGCCAGCGGTGA
- a CDS encoding DUF3488 and transglutaminase-like domain-containing protein, with product MGRGAPVVTAPGAPAGPEAGVGGGTGSRGGAGQALGRALRAVPVPLALIAMIGLAGAVLGRVYAGPLLTRLVLGAAVGSVLVSVASRRLPSWLVAPISVTAMAGWTALSLRLAATRAELPGGLADITADAAANGIPRLLTAMIPVEPTPDTVLVPLVAAWLAGLAGAEVALRAGRVLLGYLPAALLYAAALYVVGPNADPAIGTTLAFVAVAAVGLAVPAAGPVTAAGDPSAGLAPAVRAAVRARLAAASAAGLAVVVALAALLGPALAGRVDGRPVDPRRYVEPPQVEALDESPLIRISGWALNPGQKLLDVRADGPAEPAPTGTPEPAPDADAGPDADGRPTPIRLAVLSDYDGVTWRVGATYRNAGRILPATAPAPDSSVRTVRQEITIADLTGRLLPAVATPREVTGARVAYDPTTGTLIRPEGLTPGLRYTVTSAAETPDTTLLSTADVPAGDEVARVLRVADGVPDPLRRLATQLAESNGASYARAAAVEQFLAEHYRLVADAPSGHAYPNLNFFLFGPRNAGGQRGTSEQFAAAFAVLGRLAGLPTRVVVGFRSTGDGPVRAGDAYAWPEVLFDGLGWVPFDPLPRPDEEPRPVEEDFRPTPEEPPPSEVPQPTVEPTQPPEPEAAPGGPADPGGPSTALLVGGGTGGTLLLVVAALLVLLLMRRSQTRARLERGDPGQRIAGAWREVTDALRLAGRPVGGDLAATEIAAQAHRALADATAAHPSAGRDARIDELAGLINQVAFAPGTATEEQADRAAATATAYVTGLRAARPRWRRLLWSVRPGPLRWHR from the coding sequence GTGGGACGGGGTGCGCCGGTGGTGACGGCGCCCGGGGCCCCGGCGGGGCCGGAAGCCGGTGTCGGCGGCGGAACCGGCTCCCGCGGCGGGGCGGGGCAGGCGCTGGGGCGGGCGCTGCGGGCGGTCCCGGTGCCGCTGGCGCTGATCGCGATGATCGGCCTGGCCGGCGCGGTCCTCGGCCGGGTCTACGCCGGCCCTCTGCTGACCCGGCTGGTGCTCGGCGCGGCGGTGGGCTCGGTGCTGGTCAGCGTGGCCAGCCGCCGGCTGCCGTCGTGGCTGGTCGCGCCGATCTCGGTGACCGCGATGGCCGGCTGGACGGCCTTGTCGCTGCGGCTCGCCGCGACCCGGGCCGAGCTGCCCGGCGGCCTCGCCGACATCACCGCCGACGCCGCCGCCAACGGCATCCCCCGGCTGCTGACCGCGATGATCCCGGTCGAGCCGACCCCGGACACGGTGCTGGTGCCGCTCGTCGCCGCCTGGCTGGCCGGGCTCGCCGGCGCGGAGGTGGCCCTGCGGGCGGGCCGGGTGCTGCTCGGCTATCTGCCGGCGGCGCTGCTCTACGCCGCCGCGCTCTACGTCGTCGGCCCGAACGCCGACCCGGCGATCGGGACCACGCTGGCCTTCGTGGCCGTGGCGGCGGTCGGCCTGGCGGTGCCGGCGGCCGGCCCGGTCACGGCCGCCGGTGACCCGAGCGCCGGGCTGGCGCCGGCGGTCCGCGCCGCCGTCCGGGCCCGGCTCGCCGCCGCCTCCGCCGCCGGGCTGGCCGTGGTCGTCGCGCTGGCCGCCCTGCTCGGCCCGGCCCTCGCCGGCCGGGTCGACGGCCGGCCGGTGGACCCCCGCCGCTACGTCGAGCCGCCGCAGGTGGAGGCGCTGGACGAGAGCCCGCTCATCCGCATCTCCGGCTGGGCGCTCAACCCCGGGCAGAAGCTGCTCGACGTGCGCGCCGACGGGCCGGCCGAACCGGCGCCGACCGGGACGCCCGAGCCCGCCCCGGATGCCGACGCCGGGCCGGATGCCGACGGCCGTCCCACGCCGATCCGGCTGGCTGTGCTCAGCGACTACGACGGGGTGACCTGGCGGGTCGGCGCGACGTACCGCAACGCGGGGCGGATCCTGCCGGCGACCGCGCCCGCCCCGGACAGCAGCGTGCGAACCGTACGCCAGGAGATCACGATCGCCGACCTGACCGGGCGGCTGCTGCCCGCCGTCGCCACCCCACGCGAGGTGACCGGGGCGCGGGTGGCGTACGACCCGACCACCGGGACGCTGATCCGGCCCGAAGGTCTCACGCCCGGCCTGCGGTACACCGTGACCTCGGCCGCCGAGACGCCCGACACGACCCTGCTGAGCACCGCCGACGTGCCCGCCGGCGACGAGGTGGCCCGGGTGCTGCGCGTCGCCGACGGGGTGCCCGATCCGCTGCGCCGCCTCGCCACCCAGCTCGCCGAGTCCAACGGCGCCTCGTACGCGCGGGCCGCCGCCGTGGAGCAGTTCCTCGCCGAGCACTACCGCCTCGTCGCGGACGCCCCGAGCGGGCACGCGTACCCGAACCTGAACTTCTTCCTCTTCGGCCCCCGCAACGCCGGCGGCCAGCGCGGCACCTCCGAACAGTTCGCCGCGGCGTTCGCCGTGCTGGGCCGGCTGGCCGGGCTGCCCACCCGGGTGGTGGTCGGCTTCCGCTCCACCGGCGACGGGCCCGTGCGGGCCGGCGACGCGTACGCCTGGCCGGAGGTCCTCTTCGACGGGCTCGGCTGGGTGCCGTTCGACCCGCTGCCCCGCCCCGACGAGGAGCCGCGCCCGGTGGAGGAGGACTTCCGCCCGACGCCTGAGGAGCCGCCCCCGTCCGAGGTGCCACAGCCCACCGTCGAGCCCACGCAACCGCCGGAGCCCGAGGCCGCGCCGGGCGGACCGGCCGACCCCGGCGGGCCGTCGACGGCGCTGCTCGTCGGCGGCGGCACGGGCGGCACACTGCTGCTGGTGGTGGCGGCGCTGCTCGTCCTGCTGCTGATGCGCCGGTCCCAGACCCGGGCACGGCTGGAACGGGGCGACCCCGGCCAGCGCATCGCCGGCGCCTGGCGGGAGGTCACCGACGCGCTGCGCCTGGCCGGCCGGCCGGTCGGGGGTGACCTGGCGGCCACCGAGATCGCCGCCCAGGCCCACCGCGCCCTCGCCGACGCGACGGCGGCCCACCCTTCCGCCGGCCGGGACGCCCGCATCGACGAGCTGGCCGGCCTGATCAACCAGGTCGCCTTCGCGCCCGGCACCGCGACTGAGGAACAGGCCGACCGGGCCGCCGCCACCGCGACCGCCTACGTGACCGGGTTGCGGGCGGCCCGTCCCCGCTGGCGCCGGCTGCTCTGGTCCGTACGCCCCGGCCCGCTGCGCTGGCACCGCTGA
- a CDS encoding DUF58 domain-containing protein, whose translation MSALTARGVGLLVAAVVLLGVGFRFAYPELTLLGAAAGIAVGYALATAAWRPRLEVTRSADPDRVARGEPAAMTLTVRNTGRLRAASLVAEDRCGDRPVPVPLLRLRPGRDTTVRYDVPTHRRGVVPVGPLRVTRRDPLGLVTLARPYGGTVPVWVHPRVHPLHAVPTGAGRSLDGRVDRVPHGSITFDSLREYVVGDELRRVHWRTSARVGELMVRENVDTSLPRIVVLLDNRAVAHPERRDGVAESFESACEAAASVVTAAYREDLPVVLLMADPEPSAPDATGDATGHGGGPLDRLAAARLADDDVIDATTARLRRERLGDTLVFLTGPGGRDDLGAVGALRAAYPSVVVGIFGATEPAPAGTAGLVVIDAPDGAAFAAEWDGVRRW comes from the coding sequence GTGTCCGCGCTCACCGCCCGAGGCGTCGGGCTGCTCGTCGCCGCCGTCGTGCTGCTCGGCGTCGGCTTCCGCTTCGCGTACCCGGAGCTGACGCTGCTCGGCGCGGCGGCCGGCATCGCCGTCGGCTACGCCCTGGCGACGGCGGCCTGGCGGCCCCGGCTGGAGGTGACCCGCAGCGCCGACCCGGACCGGGTGGCGCGCGGCGAGCCGGCCGCGATGACGCTGACCGTGCGCAACACCGGCCGGCTGCGCGCCGCCAGCCTGGTGGCCGAGGACCGCTGCGGGGACCGGCCGGTCCCGGTGCCGCTGCTGCGACTGCGGCCGGGCCGCGACACCACGGTCCGCTACGACGTGCCGACCCACCGCCGCGGGGTGGTGCCGGTCGGGCCGCTGCGGGTGACCCGCCGCGACCCGCTGGGCCTGGTGACGCTGGCCCGCCCCTACGGCGGCACGGTGCCGGTCTGGGTGCATCCGCGCGTGCACCCGCTGCACGCGGTGCCCACGGGCGCGGGGCGCAGCCTCGACGGCCGGGTCGACAGGGTGCCGCACGGCTCGATCACCTTCGACTCGCTGCGCGAGTACGTCGTCGGCGACGAGTTGCGGCGGGTGCACTGGCGCACCAGCGCCCGCGTCGGCGAGCTGATGGTGCGGGAGAACGTGGACACCAGCCTGCCCCGCATCGTGGTGCTGCTGGACAACCGGGCCGTCGCCCATCCGGAGCGCCGCGACGGGGTGGCCGAGTCGTTCGAGTCGGCGTGCGAGGCCGCCGCCTCGGTGGTGACCGCCGCCTACCGGGAGGACCTGCCGGTGGTGCTGCTGATGGCCGACCCGGAGCCGTCCGCGCCGGACGCGACCGGCGACGCCACCGGGCACGGCGGTGGGCCGCTGGACCGGCTGGCCGCGGCGCGGCTCGCCGACGACGACGTCATCGACGCCACGACCGCCCGGCTGCGGCGCGAGCGGCTCGGCGACACGCTGGTCTTCCTCACCGGCCCCGGTGGCCGCGACGACCTGGGTGCGGTGGGCGCGCTGCGCGCCGCGTACCCGTCGGTGGTGGTCGGGATCTTCGGGGCGACGGAGCCGGCGCCGGCGGGCACGGCCGGCCTGGTCGTGATCGACGCCCCCGACGGCGCCGCGTTCGCCGCCGAGTGGGACGGGGTGCGCCGGTGGTGA
- a CDS encoding AAA family ATPase — MNTPEPLTQPEVQGFAALAARLAENVNAVVLGKPQVVRLALTALFAQGHVLLEDVPGVGKTTLARAIAATVKGQWRRIQFTPDLLPSDVSGVTIFNQATRGFEFHPGPVFANIVIADEINRASPKTQSALLEVMEERTVTVDGVRHPVPQPFLVVATQNPVEMDGTYRLPEAQLDRFLVKLSVGYPDEAVEVEVLRGATVRSPEALTAVTDTATVGEMVRMARRVHIAEPLYTYAVRLAAATRNHPQVRVGVSPRGVIALTRAACAYALIDGRGWIMPEDLKALAEPVFAHRLLLTPDAQVRGVTAAEVLRQAVASVPVPLPSGQPAPVQG; from the coding sequence GTGAACACCCCAGAACCGCTCACCCAGCCGGAGGTGCAGGGCTTCGCCGCCCTCGCCGCCCGGCTGGCCGAGAACGTCAACGCGGTGGTGCTGGGCAAGCCACAGGTGGTCCGGTTGGCGCTCACCGCCCTCTTCGCGCAGGGGCACGTGCTGCTGGAGGACGTGCCCGGGGTCGGCAAGACCACCCTGGCCCGCGCCATCGCCGCCACCGTCAAGGGGCAGTGGCGGCGCATCCAGTTCACCCCGGACCTGCTCCCGTCGGACGTGTCCGGGGTGACCATCTTCAACCAGGCCACCCGGGGCTTCGAGTTCCACCCGGGGCCGGTGTTCGCCAACATCGTCATCGCCGACGAGATCAACCGGGCGTCGCCGAAGACCCAGTCGGCGCTGCTGGAGGTGATGGAGGAGCGCACCGTCACCGTCGACGGCGTCCGCCACCCGGTGCCGCAGCCGTTCCTGGTCGTCGCCACCCAGAACCCGGTGGAGATGGACGGCACCTACCGGCTGCCCGAGGCACAGCTCGACCGGTTCCTGGTGAAGCTCTCCGTCGGCTACCCCGACGAGGCCGTCGAGGTGGAGGTGCTGCGCGGGGCCACGGTCCGCTCACCCGAGGCGCTCACCGCGGTCACCGACACGGCCACCGTCGGGGAGATGGTCCGCATGGCCCGCCGGGTCCACATCGCCGAGCCCCTCTACACGTACGCGGTGCGGCTGGCCGCGGCCACCCGCAACCATCCCCAGGTGCGGGTCGGGGTCAGCCCCCGGGGCGTGATCGCGCTGACCCGGGCGGCCTGCGCGTACGCGCTCATCGACGGGCGGGGCTGGATCATGCCGGAGGACCTCAAGGCGCTGGCCGAGCCCGTCTTCGCCCACCGGCTGCTGCTCACCCCCGACGCGCAGGTGCGCGGGGTGACCGCCGCCGAGGTGCTGCGCCAGGCGGTCGCCTCGGTGCCGGTGCCGCTCCCCTCGGGCCAGCCGGCCCCGGTCCAGGGCTGA
- a CDS encoding fibronectin type III domain-containing protein, which produces MATIDDAVTAGAPRPRNRRIRGGLVTIGTVAALLAAMGLTVLGLGAADNAVASHDASSWLWSAARSEMARVNGVTARVDTRVGVPGARRHPMQVTQTDRLLILRDLNTGQVSSLDLATLQITATTRTTPGFGVNVALHEDAAFVVDAVQGIVRQLDPRSLTPVGEPVRYPPGITGGSFDGEGRLWIAVPSEGTVSAITAAALPSAPASAPAEAGLSPKQVETYDVADASHELVVSTLDDGVAVLDRTAGALVTVRRGEVKPTPLKMSAPGALPARTSGPTVPVTVPGERRVHVVGEGGEVSAFTVPGAGDRLSPAVAWAGRFYCADEASGTVYAFDTGGRLVDTIRSRGAGPLELEVRENHLFINAPDSATARVVDDRHQVREVDKYANDVLGGDPPPTPPPPPPPKKPKVGKPGAPRSVTAAAGNAQARVSWRPAPANGAEITRYVVEGAGQRVQVGANQRAVEIKGLTNGETYRFSVHAVNAKGDGPARTSNPVTPTAAVPDPPASVTAQERPDGTVLVRWPAANGQGNTIAKYVVTATSAGTNAPAGESRKTELVVPAGELEYGTQYAFTVVAVNDRGAGSAASPVSNTVVPYAAPGRPAGLRATTVADRPGSVAVQWSPAEANGRPVTKYLVDVGGRSSEVTDTRATVDGLGNGQNVTVKVKAVNEAGAGPEATATARTVAEPRVTVTGSSATATSATVTFTVDAGGGRATCSLSAPGEPAKTGNCSGITMTGLTPGTKYTFTVTASNAAGKGTATRAQATDALYGIATCNNGPDGDQRTYCNKDVDGRNGNEIFSVPRQDNDRQVGWAKPGTRLKAYCKKSGENVDSWIYNNQKQSSWWVQVEYSGRNYIPWAWLNLEGGDNINVLPTC; this is translated from the coding sequence GTGGCCACCATCGACGACGCCGTGACCGCCGGCGCCCCGCGCCCCCGCAACCGCCGGATCCGGGGCGGGCTGGTCACCATCGGCACGGTGGCCGCGCTGCTGGCCGCCATGGGGCTGACCGTCCTCGGCCTCGGCGCGGCGGACAACGCGGTGGCGAGCCACGACGCCAGTTCCTGGCTGTGGAGCGCCGCGCGCAGCGAGATGGCCCGGGTCAACGGGGTCACCGCACGCGTCGACACCCGCGTCGGCGTCCCGGGCGCCCGCCGGCACCCGATGCAGGTCACCCAGACCGACCGGCTGCTGATCCTGCGGGACCTGAACACCGGTCAGGTCAGCTCGCTGGACCTGGCCACCCTCCAGATCACCGCGACCACCCGCACCACCCCGGGCTTCGGGGTCAACGTCGCCCTGCACGAGGACGCGGCGTTCGTCGTCGACGCCGTGCAGGGCATCGTCCGGCAGCTCGACCCGCGGTCCCTGACGCCGGTCGGCGAGCCGGTGCGCTACCCGCCGGGCATCACCGGCGGATCGTTCGACGGCGAGGGCCGGCTCTGGATCGCGGTGCCCAGCGAGGGCACCGTCTCGGCGATCACCGCCGCCGCGCTGCCCTCCGCGCCCGCCTCGGCCCCCGCCGAGGCCGGCCTGAGCCCGAAGCAGGTCGAGACGTACGACGTCGCCGACGCCAGCCACGAGTTGGTCGTCTCCACCCTGGACGACGGTGTCGCGGTGCTCGACCGCACGGCTGGCGCGCTGGTCACCGTGCGGCGAGGCGAGGTCAAACCGACGCCGTTGAAGATGAGCGCCCCCGGCGCGCTGCCGGCGCGCACCAGCGGGCCGACCGTGCCCGTGACGGTGCCCGGCGAACGGCGGGTGCACGTGGTCGGCGAAGGCGGCGAGGTGAGCGCGTTCACCGTGCCGGGCGCCGGCGACCGGCTCAGCCCGGCCGTGGCGTGGGCCGGCCGGTTCTACTGCGCCGACGAGGCGTCGGGCACCGTCTACGCGTTCGACACAGGCGGCCGGCTGGTCGACACCATCCGCAGCCGGGGTGCCGGGCCGCTGGAGCTGGAGGTGCGGGAGAACCACCTGTTCATCAACGCCCCCGACTCGGCGACCGCCCGGGTGGTGGACGACAGGCACCAGGTGCGCGAGGTCGACAAGTACGCCAACGACGTGCTCGGCGGCGACCCGCCGCCCACTCCCCCGCCGCCGCCCCCGCCGAAGAAGCCGAAGGTGGGCAAGCCGGGCGCGCCGCGCAGCGTCACCGCCGCCGCCGGCAACGCGCAGGCGCGGGTGAGCTGGCGGCCGGCCCCGGCCAACGGCGCGGAGATCACCAGGTACGTGGTGGAGGGCGCCGGCCAGCGGGTGCAGGTGGGCGCCAACCAGCGGGCCGTGGAGATCAAGGGCCTGACCAACGGCGAGACGTACCGGTTCTCGGTGCACGCGGTCAACGCCAAGGGCGACGGGCCGGCGCGCACCAGCAACCCGGTGACGCCGACGGCCGCGGTACCCGACCCGCCGGCCAGCGTCACCGCCCAGGAGCGGCCCGACGGCACGGTGCTGGTGCGCTGGCCGGCGGCGAACGGGCAGGGCAACACCATCGCCAAGTACGTGGTCACGGCCACCTCGGCGGGCACCAACGCCCCGGCCGGAGAGTCCCGCAAGACGGAACTGGTGGTGCCGGCCGGCGAGCTGGAGTACGGCACGCAGTACGCGTTCACGGTCGTCGCCGTCAACGACCGGGGCGCCGGATCGGCGGCCTCCCCGGTCAGCAACACCGTCGTGCCGTACGCGGCTCCCGGCCGGCCGGCCGGGCTGCGGGCGACCACGGTGGCCGACCGGCCGGGCTCCGTGGCGGTGCAGTGGTCGCCGGCGGAGGCCAACGGCCGTCCGGTGACGAAGTATCTGGTGGACGTGGGCGGGCGCAGCAGCGAGGTGACCGACACCCGGGCCACCGTGGACGGGCTGGGCAACGGCCAGAACGTCACCGTGAAGGTGAAGGCGGTCAACGAGGCCGGTGCCGGCCCGGAGGCCACCGCCACCGCCCGCACCGTCGCCGAGCCCCGCGTCACCGTGACCGGCTCGTCGGCGACCGCGACCTCGGCGACCGTGACGTTCACCGTGGACGCCGGCGGCGGCAGGGCGACCTGCTCGCTGAGCGCGCCCGGCGAGCCGGCGAAGACCGGAAACTGCTCCGGAATCACGATGACGGGCCTGACGCCCGGCACGAAGTACACCTTCACCGTCACCGCCAGCAACGCCGCCGGCAAGGGCACCGCCACCCGCGCCCAGGCCACCGACGCCCTCTACGGCATCGCGACCTGCAACAACGGCCCCGACGGCGACCAGCGCACCTACTGCAACAAGGACGTCGACGGCCGCAACGGCAACGAGATCTTCTCCGTGCCCCGACAGGACAACGACCGGCAGGTCGGCTGGGCCAAGCCCGGCACCCGGCTCAAGGCGTACTGCAAGAAGTCGGGCGAGAACGTCGACTCCTGGATCTACAACAACCAGAAGCAGAGCAGCTGGTGGGTGCAGGTCGAATACTCCGGCCGCAACTACATCCCGTGGGCGTGGCTCAACCTGGAGGGCGGCGACAACATCAACGTCCTGCCCACCTGCTGA